The Caldisalinibacter kiritimatiensis DNA segment ATTTAAATGGATAAGTTTCCCCCATTTTGGGGTATATATACAATGTAAGGTTGTGTATAACCTAAAATAAATATGAAAGGAGAAACTTATGCCACCTAAAGCTAAACAACTAAACTTTCGCGATATCTCTTCTGATTTTGATAAGTTTTTTGATCAAAATCAAAATAATTTACTTTCTTTACTGATGAATTTATTAATATTAGTGATTTTATTCCTTATTCTTTTTATCAAAATTATTATTCTCATTTTGGTGCTAAGAGAAGTTATTCTCTTGAATCTATGCTTTCAGCTTTTATTCTTAAAAGTATTCTATCTATTCCTTCTACTAAACTTTTAATTTCTTTTTTAAATATTTCTTCTGAAATGCGTAGCTTCTGTGGTTTTAATAAGGTTCCTCATAAATCTCAATTTTCAAGATTTAAATCTGACTTTCTCGATGATTTAAGAGATTTATTTCATGCTCTTGTTGATATTACTGAAGATATGGCTAAGGAAGTTAATCCTTTTTTATCTTCTATCCTTATTACTGATACTACTGGTTTTGAACCTTATGTTAAGGAAAATAATCCTAAGTTTTATCAATCTCAGCTTAGAAAAGCTAAGTCTTATGCTAAAAAAATTAAAAAATGACGACCCTGATTCTACTTTCGATGTTGAAAAGTATGCTCAAAGTCAAATGCCTTAAATTTGCTTCTTCTAATAATGATGCTAAGTTATGTTATCTTAATGGTCACTTTGGTTATTTTCAAAAGTCTGTTATCTCTACTAATGGTTTTGGACTCGTTAGAGATGTTAATTTTTATGATTCTGATAACAAGCTTTCTACTGATTTAACCCCTCAGGATATTAAAGATACTTATGATTCTAAATCTTTAATTCCTACTCTTGAAACGTTTTTTAATTTGCATCCTAATTTTAAATACAAATATTTTATTGGTGACTCAGGGTTTGATGCTGATGACAACTATGCTTATTTGCATAGAAAGAACATTATGCCTATTATTGCTTTAAATCCTCGTAATTCATCTGCTTTAGCTGAGCCTAGTTTCAATGAATTTGGTGTTCCTCTTTGTCCTTTTGATGATTCTTTACCTATGGTTTATGATGGTATTACTCGTGAAAAAGGTCGTGCTGATAGAATTAAATATATTTGTCCTAAGGTTAAAAAAACTAGGATTGATGGTAAAACTACTTATATCTTAAATTGTGATAATCCCTGTACCTAAATCAAAGTGTGGAAGAATTAAACAAATTACTATTCATCATAATTATAGATACAATTCTTCCTTTCCTAGAGATAGTTTAAAATGGCGAT contains these protein-coding regions:
- a CDS encoding transposase — protein: MLSAFILKSILSIPSTKLLISFLNISSEMRSFCGFNKVPHKSQFSRFKSDFLDDLRDLFHALVDITEDMAKEVNPFLSSILITDTTGFEPYVKENNPKFYQSQLRKAKSYAKKIKK